The following are encoded together in the Pseudodesulfovibrio indicus genome:
- the leuS gene encoding leucine--tRNA ligase, whose product MALGKYSPEEIELKWQDIWKESGCFQVETDPSKPKYYVLEMFPYPSGKIHMGHVRNYSIGDVVARFKTMQGFNVLHPMGWDAFGLPAENAAIKNETHPADWTYQNIAEMRAQLKRLGYSYDWRRELATCRPEYYKWEQKFFLKFLEKGLAYRKDSPQNWCPTCNTVLANEQVEEGLCWRCDSEVEQKDMEQWFLRITDYADELLNDLETLEGGWPERVLTMQRNWIGKSYGAELTFQVKDMDETIDVFTTRPDTLYGATFMSVAAEHPIVERLIADAPNKAEIEAFVTNIRNMDRIKRGADDLEKEGIFTGKYCVNPVTGKDIPIFVANFVLMGYGTGAVMAVPAHDQRDFEFATKYDLPKQAVINPPELHDKGEKLDAGSLTEAYTAPGFLIHSGEFDGMPNEDAKKAIVEHLDKSGKGKMAVNYRLRDWNVSRQRFWGAPIPVIYCKECGVVPVPEDQLPVLLPEDAQVRKDGKSPLPTMESFVNCDCPKCGKPARRETDTFDTFFESSWYYMRYCDPRNEAEPLGAEHLDYWMNVDQYIGGIEHAILHLLYSRFFTKALRDCGYVKNAEPFANLLTQGMVLKDGGKMSKSKGNVVDPNAMINRYGADATRLFILFASPPVKELEWSDQGIDGAYRFLSRLWRLVEELEDVLTPLTPAAHQTPGSEAAKSLRFKEHDTIRRATRDIENEFQFNTVIAAIMELVNELYQVKDELKETEPAALSSAIATAVTLLSPVAPHICEELWAALGHTAHLTTQSWPTYDEKALVLDEVTMVVQVNGKVRGKFEAPNNAPQAEVEKLALELENVQKFTEGKTVRKVIVIPNKLVNIVVG is encoded by the coding sequence AATCCGGCTGCTTCCAGGTTGAAACCGACCCGTCCAAGCCCAAGTACTACGTCCTGGAGATGTTCCCCTATCCGTCCGGGAAGATCCACATGGGCCACGTGCGCAACTACTCCATCGGCGACGTGGTGGCGCGGTTCAAGACCATGCAGGGCTTCAACGTGCTGCACCCCATGGGCTGGGACGCCTTCGGCCTGCCCGCCGAAAACGCGGCCATCAAGAACGAGACCCATCCGGCGGACTGGACCTACCAGAACATCGCCGAGATGCGCGCCCAGCTCAAGCGGCTGGGCTACTCCTACGACTGGCGGCGCGAGCTGGCCACCTGCCGCCCGGAATACTACAAGTGGGAGCAGAAATTCTTTCTCAAGTTCCTGGAAAAGGGACTGGCCTACCGCAAGGACTCCCCGCAGAACTGGTGCCCCACCTGCAACACCGTGCTCGCCAACGAGCAGGTGGAGGAAGGGCTGTGCTGGCGCTGCGACTCCGAGGTGGAGCAGAAGGACATGGAGCAGTGGTTCCTGCGCATCACCGACTACGCGGACGAGCTGCTGAACGACCTCGAAACCCTTGAGGGCGGCTGGCCCGAGCGCGTGCTGACCATGCAGCGCAACTGGATCGGCAAATCCTACGGCGCGGAACTGACGTTCCAGGTCAAGGATATGGACGAGACCATCGACGTCTTCACCACGAGGCCCGACACCTTGTACGGCGCGACCTTCATGTCCGTGGCCGCCGAGCATCCCATCGTGGAGCGGCTCATTGCCGACGCCCCGAACAAGGCCGAGATCGAAGCCTTCGTGACCAACATCCGGAACATGGACCGCATCAAGCGCGGGGCCGACGACCTGGAGAAGGAAGGCATCTTCACCGGCAAGTACTGCGTCAACCCGGTGACCGGCAAGGACATCCCCATTTTCGTGGCCAACTTCGTGCTCATGGGTTACGGCACCGGCGCGGTCATGGCCGTTCCGGCCCACGACCAGCGCGACTTCGAGTTCGCCACCAAGTACGACCTGCCCAAGCAGGCGGTCATCAACCCGCCCGAGCTGCACGACAAGGGCGAGAAGCTCGACGCCGGCTCCCTGACCGAGGCGTACACCGCCCCCGGCTTCCTGATCCACTCCGGCGAATTCGACGGAATGCCCAACGAGGACGCCAAGAAGGCGATCGTCGAGCACCTGGACAAGTCCGGCAAGGGCAAGATGGCGGTCAACTACCGGCTGCGCGACTGGAACGTGTCCCGCCAGCGGTTCTGGGGCGCGCCCATCCCGGTCATCTACTGCAAGGAGTGCGGCGTGGTCCCGGTCCCCGAGGACCAGCTGCCCGTGCTGCTGCCCGAGGACGCCCAGGTGCGCAAGGACGGCAAGTCCCCGCTGCCGACCATGGAGTCGTTCGTCAACTGCGACTGCCCCAAGTGCGGCAAGCCCGCACGGCGCGAGACCGACACCTTCGACACCTTCTTCGAGTCCTCCTGGTACTACATGCGCTACTGCGACCCGCGCAACGAGGCCGAGCCGCTGGGCGCCGAGCACCTGGACTACTGGATGAACGTGGACCAGTACATCGGCGGCATCGAGCACGCCATCCTGCACCTGCTCTACTCCCGGTTCTTTACCAAGGCCCTGCGCGACTGCGGCTACGTCAAGAACGCCGAGCCGTTCGCCAACCTGCTGACCCAGGGCATGGTCCTCAAGGACGGCGGCAAGATGTCCAAGTCCAAGGGCAACGTGGTCGACCCCAACGCCATGATCAACCGGTACGGCGCGGACGCTACCAGACTGTTCATCCTCTTCGCCTCCCCGCCGGTCAAGGAGCTGGAGTGGTCCGACCAGGGCATCGACGGCGCGTACCGTTTCCTGTCCCGGCTGTGGCGGCTGGTTGAGGAGCTGGAGGACGTGCTCACGCCCCTGACCCCTGCGGCGCACCAGACCCCCGGCAGCGAAGCGGCCAAGTCCCTGCGCTTCAAGGAGCACGACACCATCCGCCGCGCCACCCGCGACATCGAGAACGAATTCCAGTTCAACACGGTCATCGCGGCCATCATGGAGCTGGTCAACGAACTGTACCAGGTCAAGGACGAGCTCAAGGAGACCGAGCCTGCGGCCCTGTCCTCGGCCATCGCCACGGCCGTGACCCTGCTCTCCCCGGTGGCTCCGCACATCTGCGAGGAGTTGTGGGCGGCGCTCGGCCACACGGCCCACCTGACCACCCAGTCCTGGCCCACTTACGACGAGAAGGCACTGGTGCTGGACGAGGTGACCATGGTCGTCCAGGTCAACGGCAAGGTGCGCGGCAAGTTCGAGGCCCCGAACAACGCCCCCCAGGCCGAGGTCGAAAAGCTCGCCCTGGAACTGGAGAACGTCCAGAAGTTCACCGAGGGCAAGACCGTCCGCAAGGTCATCGTCATTCCCAACAAGCTGGTCAACATAGTGGTTGGTTAG